From Cercospora beticola chromosome 6, complete sequence, a single genomic window includes:
- the VAC8 gene encoding Vacuolar protein 8 (BUSCO:EOG09261JUE), with product MADLCRRIFSCCGSRSKVDYDNVLADTEREAVADLLSFLDNRAETDFFSGPPLDALSTLVYSQNIDLQRSASLTFAEITERDVRPVDRSTLEPILFLLESPDIEVQRAASAALGNLAVDGQNKTLIVSLGGLTPLIRQMNSPNVEVQCNAVGCITNLATHEENKARIARSGALAPLTRLAKSKDMRVQRNATGALLNMTHSDDNRQQLVSAGAIPVLVSLLSSTDTDVQYYCTTALSNIAVDSTNRKRLAQTEPKLVQSLVHLMKGQAPKVQCQAALALRNLASDEKYQLEIVRAGGLPPLLGLLQSSYLPLILSAVACIRNISIHPMNESPIIDAGFLKPLVDLLGSTDNEEIQCHAISTLRNLAASSDRNKQLVLQAGAVQKCKELVLDVPLSVQSEMTAAIAVLALSDELKPQLLDLGVFDVLIPLTESESIEVQGNSAAALGNLSSKVGDYSLFLTSWKEPQGGIHGYLNRFLASGDPTFQHIAIWTLLQLLESGDQKLTDVITKSEDVMNMVREISEKQVESEDEGEDSEDGEGEVVALARRCLEISNGDVPPGSKTDSQPSSFKAS from the exons ATGGCCGACTTGTGTCGCAGGATCTTCTCGTGTTGCGGAA GTCGTTCCAAGGTCGACTACGACAATGTCCTCGCAGACACGGAACGGGAGGCCGTCGCCGACCTCCTCAGCTTCCTCGACAAT CGAGCAGAAACCGACTTCTTCAGCGGACCTCCTCTCGACGCATTATCCACTCTGGTATACAGCCAAAATATCGATCTACAACGGAGCGCCAGTTTGACCTTTGCTGAGATTACCGAAAGAG ATGTGCGGCCGGTAGACCGATCGACCCTCGAGCCTATCCTGTTTCTACTCGAGAGCCCTGACATCGAGGTCCAACGTGCTGCCTCGGCCGCGCTGGGCAATCTTGCCGTAGATG GCCAGAACAAGACCCTCATCGTCTCGCTCGGAGGCCTGACACCACTGATACGACAAATGAATAGCCCGAACGTCGAAGTGCAGTGCAACGCTGTCGGCTGTATAACGAATCTAGCCACACATGAGGAGAACAAAGCCCGTATCGCACGATCTGGAGCACTTGCGCCGCTGACGAGATTGGCAAAGAGCAAGGATATGAGGGTGCAGCGAAATGCAACGGGAGCTCTACTCAATATGACACATTCAGACGACAACCGACAACAGCTGGTTTCAGCGGGTGCTATTCCCGTGCTTGTCAGCTTGCTGAGTAGCACCGATACCGATGTCCAGTACTACTGCACCACAGCTCTCAGCAATATCGCGGTGGACAGCACAAACCGGAAACGATTGGCGCAAACAGAACCGAAGCTTGTGCAAAGCCTGGTGCATTTGATGAAAGGTCAGGCGCCGAAAGTGCAATGCCAGGCGGCTCTCGCGCTCAGGAATCTGGCCAGTGATGAAAAATATCAATTGGAAATTGTACGAGCCGGAGGACTACCGCCATTACTTGGATTACTACAAAGCAGCTACCTCCCCCTGATCTTATCAGCAGTGGCTTGCATACGAAACATCAGCATACACCCCATGAACGAGTCGCCGATCATCGATGCTGGATTTCTCAAACCGCTTGTCGACCTGCTCGGCTCTACAGACAACGAGGAAATTCAATGTCATGCGATTTCGACATTACGAAACCTCGCTGCTTCATCGGATCGCAACAAGCAACTGGTGCTGCAAGCTGGTGCTGTGCAGAAATGCAAGGAGTTGGTGTTGGATGTGCCGCTCAGCGTGCAATCAGAAATGACGGCCGCGATTGCTGTCCTTGCACTGTCAGACGAGCTCAAACCCCAGCTATTGGATCTTGGCGTGTTTGATGTCCTCATCCCACTTACCGAAAGCGAAAGTATAGAAGTGCAGGGCAACAGTGCGGCGGCTTTGGGTAACCTGAGCAGTAAAG TTGGCGACTACTCGCTGTTCCTTACCTCGTGGAAAGAGCCACAAGGTGGTATTCATGGCTACCTCAACCGCTTCTTGGCCTCTGGTGATCCAACATTCCAACACATCGCGATTTGGACCCTCCTCCAATTGCTCGAGTCTGGCGATCAGAAGCTGACAGATGTCATCACGAAATCCGAAGATGTCATGAACATGGTCCGAGAAATTAGCGAAAAGCAGGTCGAATCCGAAGACGAAGGCGAGGATagcgaagacggcgaaggcgaagtcgTGGCACTTGCCAGAAGATGTCTCGAGATCAGCAATGGCGACGTGCCACCAGGCAGCAAAACGGACAGCCAGCCATCTTCGTTCAAAGCGTCATGA